The genome window TCAATGATAGCAAAAGCTGCACGCAAGCCAAAATTTGCGGTTCGTGGCTATACTAGATGCCAAATTTGCGGTCGTCCGCACTCTGTTTATAAAGATTTTGGAATTTGCCGTGTTTGCCTAAGAAAAATGGCTAACGAAGGCCTAATACCTGGTCTTAAAAAAGCAAGTTGGTAAGGAAGAGAAATGTTAAACGATTTAATATCAGATGGATTAACACGCATTAGAAATGCAAGTATGAGAAAGCTTGAAACTGCGAAATTGCTTCATTCTAAGGTTGTTGAGGCTACTCTTTCTATCCTTGCAGCAAAAGGCTATGTAGAGAGCTACAACGTTATCGAAGAAGGTAACAAGAAATTTATAAACGTAGTTTTAAAGTATGATGAGTACGGCAGAAGCGTTATAAACGAGCTTAAAAGGGTTTCAAAACCTGGTCGTCGTGTTTATCAAGGCAAAGACGACATTAAGCGTTTTAAAAATGGTTACGGAACAGTTATCGTTAGCACAAGTAAAGGCGTTATGAGCGGTATTGAAGCAAGTAAGGCTGGCGTTGGCGGCGAAGTTCTTTGTACGGTTTGGTAATAAACTGCATTAAACGCTATTTAACCTTATGATTTTAAGGTTAAATTTTTAGCTTGGTAAAATTTTAGATTTTGCCAAAGCTAAATTTAGAAATTCAAATGAAGGTTTCGTCAAATTTGACGATAAAATTTACGGCATTGTGGTGTTTATTCGTAAATGTAGGAACACCCTAGACAAGTAAAGGAAAAAAATGTCACGTATTGGAAAACAGCCTATCGCTATCCCAAGTGGTGTAGACGTTAGCGTTGAAAATAATGTCCTAAAATTTAAAAAGGGCAATCATATAAAAGAGCTTGACACAAAAGGTCATGTTGATGTCAAGGTAGAAAATGGCCATATAGTTTTTGCTCCAAAAGGTGAAGATCGCCAAAGTAGAGCTTACTGGGGAACATATAGAGCACTTGCTAATAATATCGTAACTGGTATCACTGCGGGATTTACTCGCCAGCTTGAGATCAACGGCGTTGGTTATAAAGCAGCTGCAAAAGGTAAAATTTTAGAGCTTTCTCTTGGTTTTTCACACCTTATCAACTATGAGCTACCAGCAGGCGTTGAAGCTAGCGTTGAGAAAAACGTTATTACTATCAAAGGCGATGACAAACAAGTAGTAGGACAAGTGGCTGCTCAAGTTAGAGGATTTAGACCACCTGAGCCATATAAAGGCAAAGGCGTTAAATATCTAGAAGAACGCATAATCCGCAAAGCGGGCAAGACATCTAAGAAGTAAGGAGCGGTAAATGACAGCAAAAGTACTAAAAAGAAAAATCGCTCTTAGAATTAAGAGAAAAAGAAGAATCAGAGGTAAAATTTCTGGTATTGCAACTTGCCCAAGAGTTTCTATTTTTAAATCAAACAGAACTCTTTATGTTCAAGCGATTGACGACGTTACAGCTACTACACTAGCTGCAGTTGATGGTAGAAAAATAGGCATAAAAGCAAATAAAGAAGGTGCGGTCACTTTAGCTAAAGAATTTGCTAAGGCTTTAAAATCTAAGAAGATAGATGTTGCAGTTTTTGATAGAAATGGTTATTTGTATCATGGTGTTATTGCAGCATTTGCTGAAGCTTTAAGAGAAAATGGCATCAAGCTATAACCCAAAGGAAAATCGATGGAAAAATATAATAGAGAAGAATTTGAAGAAGTAATCGTCGATATCGGTCGGGTTACAAAGGTTGTTAAAGGTGGTCGTAGATTTAGATTTACAGCTTTAGTTGTTGTTGGTAATAGAAATGGTCTAGTTGGCTTTGGTTATGGCAAAGCTAAAGAGGTACCAGATGCGATGAGAAAAGCAATTGACGACGCATTTAAAAATATTATCCATGTTAAGATCAAAGGCACAACTATCCCTCACGATGTAGAGGTAAAATACAACGCAAGTAGAATGCTACTTCGCCCAGCTAGCGAGGGTACTGGTGTTATCGCTGGTGGTAGTGCACGTCCTATTATCGAGCTTGCAGGTATTAAGGATATCCTTACTAAATCACTTGGCTCAAACAACTCAGCAAACGTCGTTCGTGCTACTATAAAAGCACTTAGTTTGCTAAAAAGCTAAGAGAAAGGAGTTAAGATGGCATTAGAAAAATTAACACCTGCCGCAGGTTCAACTCATGCAACCAAAAGAATAGGTCGTGGTCAAGGTAGCGGCAATGGCAAAACTGCTGGCAAAGGTAACAAAGGTCAAAGAGCAAGAAAAGGCTACAATGAGAAAAGAGGTTTTGAGGGCGGACAACAACCACTTCAAAGACGTCTTCCAAAAGTAGGCTTTACTTCTAAATTTGAAAAACCTTATGTTATTAATGTCGAGAAAATTGCAGCTATAAAAGAGCTTGCTGAAATTTCAATAGCAACAATAGCTAGCGTTCATAAAATTTCAAAGAGCGTTACTAAGATAAAACTAATCGGTGCAAGTGCAAAAGCTCTTGCTTCTAAGATCAAAGACGAGAACGTTAGCGTTAGCGGAACAAAATAATGGATAAAACACTGACCAACAAGATTTTAATCACGTTGGCATTTTTGTTCGCATACAGGATACTGGCTTATGTGCCAGTTCCTGGTGTTAATGTCGACGTAATTAAAGAATTCTTCAATTCAAATAATAGTAATGCCTTGGGCTTATTTAATATGTTTAGCGGTAAAGCTGCTGAGCGTTTAAGCATTATCTCTCTAGGTATCATGCCTTACATTACAGCTTCGATCATTATGGAGCTTTTAGCAGCAACATTTCCAAAATTAGGTCAGATGAAAAAAGAGCGTGACGGTATGCAAAAGTACATGCAAATCATACGTTATGCAACCATCGTTATCACTCTTGTACAATCAATCGGTGTTTCTATCGGACTTCAAAGCTTAAGCGGACGTGGTGGCGAACAAGCTATCATGATAGATATAAATTTATTTATCGCGATCTCTGCCGTATCTATGCTAACTGGAACTATGCTACTTATGTGGATAGGCGAGCAAATAACGCAACGTGGTATAGGCAATGGTATAAGCCTTATCATCTTTGCTGGTATCGTCTCTGGCATACCTAGTGCAATCGGCGGAACTATAAATTTAGTAAATACTTCTGAGATGAATTTTCTAACAGTTATCGCTATTTTGGCGATTATCTTAGCTACCATTGGGGCTATTATATTTGTTGAGATGGGTGAAAGGCGTATCCCTATTTCTTACTCAAGAAAAGTTATAATGGAAAATCAAAACAAACGTATAATGAACTATATACCGATCAAAGTAAATTTGAGCGGTGTTATTCCACCGATATTTGCTAGTGCGATTTTGATGTTTCCAAGTACGATTTTACAGGCTAGTACAAATCCGATTATCCAAGCTATCAACGACTTTTTAAGTCCAAATGGCTATATGTTTAACTTTTTAACATTTTTATTTATCATCTTCTTTGCGTTTTTCTACGCATCAATCGTGTTTAACACAAAAGATATAAGCGAAAATTTAAAGAAACAAGGCGGATTTATCCCAGGTGTTAGACCAGGCGAGAGTACAGCTAGTTATCTAAATGAAGTAGCTGGCAGGCTAACTTTGGGCGGTGCTTTATATCTAGGCATCATCTCAACCTTACCATGGGTACTTGTAAAAACTATGGGTGTACCATTTTATTTTGGTGGCACGTCAGTACTTATCGTGGTATCTGTCGCTCTGGATACTATGAGGCGTATAGAAGCTCAGTCTTATACAAACAAATACCAAACTCTAAGTGCAGTAGGTCTATAAAATGGCTATCACGCTAAAAAGACCAGCTGAGATAGAGAAAATGAGAGCGGCGAACAAGATCGTCGCTCGAACTCTTGATCACATTTCTACGATTATAAAGCCTGGAATTTCCCTTCTTGAGATAGATAAAATTTGTGAAGATATGATAAGGGCTGCTGGGGCAAAACCTGCTTTTAAAGGTCTTTATGGCTTTCCAAATGCAGCTTGCATAAGCGTCAATGAAGTGGTGATCCACGGAATCCCAAATGAATACAAACTAAAAGAGGGTGATATCGTTAGCGTTGATATCGGCTCAAATTTAGATGGTTATTTTGGTGATTCGGCTAGGACATTTGGAGTTGGTAAAATTTCAAAAGAAGACGAGGCTTTGATCGCTTGCTCAAAAGATGCACTATATTTTGCGATTGACTATATAAGAGCTGGTATGCATTTTAAAGAAATTTGCTATGAGCTTGAGAAATTTATTCTTGGTAGAGGTTATGTGCCTTTACGTGGATATTGCGGTCACGGTATAGGAAAAAGGCCACACGAAGAGCCAGAAATTCCAAACTATCTTGAGGGGCATAACCCAAAAGCTGGACCAAAGATAAAAGAGGGAATGGTATTTTGTATAGAGCCAATGATCTGCCAAAAAGACGGCACGCCAGTTTTAGGAAGCGATAACTGGAAAGTAACCTCAAAAGATGGTTTAAGAACCAGCCATTATGAGCATTGTATGGCGATAGTTAATGGCAAAGCCGAAATTTTAAGCCAAGCGTAAAATTTATGGCAAAAATTTAAAGAAAGGAGAGTTTGTGGCAAAAGACGATGTCATTGAGATTGATGGAAATGTTGTTGAAGCACTGCCAAATGCAACTTTTAAAGTTGAGCTTGACAACAAACATATAATTTTATGTCATATCGCTGGAAAAATGAGAATGCATTATATAAAGATAATGCCTGGCGACCGTGTAAAAGTAGAACTTACGCCATATAGCCTAGACAAGGGCAGGATCACTTATAGATATAAGTAAATTTGACTTTGTGGCAAATATGCTAAGTAAATTTAAAGCTGGTTTTGGATAAAATCCAAGTTTTGCGAAAAGCTGTATGAAGAATTATTTTCAAAGTTCCCCACTTATTTTGAAAATAGTTGGTTTAAATTCTTTCTTTAGACCTGATGCAGCCCCTAAAAAAGTGGAATAAATTTTTAGGAGACTAAAATGAAAGTTCGTCCTTCTGTAAAGAAGATGTGTGACAAATGTAAAATTGTCAAACGTAGTGGCATAATTCGTGTTATCTGCGAAAATCCAAAACATAAACAAAGACAAGGATAAGGCATGGCACGTATTGCAGGTGTAGATTTACCAAACAAAAAGAGAATAGAGTATGGTTTGACTTATATATATGGTATAGGTCTTTACAAATCTCGTCAAATTCTTGACGCAGCTGGAATTTCTTATGACAAGAGAGTCTATGAGCTTAGTGAAGATGAAGCAGCAGCTATCCGTAAAGAAATTCAAGAGCATCATATCGTTGAGGGTGATTTGAGAAAACAAGTTGCTATGGATATCAAAGCTCTTATGGATCTTGGAAGTTATAGAGGTCTTCGCCACAGAAAAGGTCTTCCTGTTCGTGGTCAAAAGACTAAAACTAATGCTAGAACCAGAAAAGGCAGACGTAAAACTGTCGGTGCAGCTACTAAGTAAGGCAAGGGTTAAAGGATAATAAATGGCGAAAAGAAAAATTGTTAAGAAAAAAGTAGTTAGAAAAAGCATAGCCAAAGGTATCGTTTATATCAGTGCAACATTTAACAACACTATGGTAACTGTAACTGATGAAATGGGAAATGCTATTGCATGGAGTAGTGCAGGTGGCTTAGGCTTTAAAGGTAGTAAAAAATCAACTCCTTATGCAGCTCAGCAGGCAGTTGAAGATGCTCTAAATAAAGCAAAAGAGCATGGTATAAAAGAAGTTGGTATTAAGGTTCAAGGTCCAGGTAGCGGACGTGAAACGGCTGTTAAAAGTGTAGGAACTGTTGAAGGAATTAAGGTATCTTTCTTTAAAGACATTACACCTTTACCACACAATGGTTGTAGACCGCCAAAACGCCGCCGCGTATAATTAGAGAAAAATAGGAGAAATTATTATGGCTAGATATACAGGACCTGTTGAAAAATTAGAAAGACGTCTTGGTGTGTCTCTTGCGTTAAAAGGCGAAAGAAGACTTGCTGGTAAAAGTGCTTTTGAAAAAAGACCTTATGCACCAGGACAACATGGACAAAGAAGAGCAAAAATAAGCGAATATGGCTTACAACTTCGCGAGAAGCAAAAAGCTAAATTTATGTATGGTGTTTCTGAGAAACAATTTAGAAGATTATTTCAAGAAGCAGCACACCGCGAAGGTAATACCGGTGCTCTTTTGGTTCAACTATTAGAGCAAAGATTAGATAATGTTGTTTATAGAATGGGCTTTGCAACAACTCGTCGTTTTGCTCGTCAGCTAGTAACTCATGGACATATTTTAGTAAATGGCAAAAGAGTAGATATACCATCTTATAGAGTTGAGCCAGGTGCAAAAGTAGAGATTGTTGAAAAATCTAAAAACAATCCACAAATTGTTCGTGCAATAGATCTTACAGCACAAACTGGTATTGTTGCTTGGGTAGATGTTGAAAAAGAGAAAAAATTTGGAATTTTCACTAGAAATCCAGAAAGAGAAGAGGTTATCATTCCTGTTGAGGAAAGATTTATAGTAGAGCTTTATTCAAAATAATAGAGGGTATAAAGATGAGAAAGATTACTACATCAGCTTATATGCCAACTGAAATTGAAGTTAAAAGTGTTAGTGAAAATGTTGCTAACATTACAGCATATCCTTTTGAGGCGGGCTATGCTGTTACCTTGGCTCACCCATTGCGTCGTCTTCTTTACACAAGTACAGTAGGTTTTGCTCCTATTGGTGTAAAGATAAAAGGCGTTAGCCACGAATTTGACAGTATGCGTGGTATGCTAGAAGACGTAGCTTTTTTTATTATAAATTTGAAAAAAATCAGATTTAAATTAAAAAGCATTAGCGAGCGCGAAGTTATAGAGTATAGCTTTAAAGGACCAAAAGAGATAACTGGGGCTGATCTAAATAATGATCTAGTTGAGATCGTTAACCCAGACGCATACCTTGCTACAATAAATGAAGATGCTGAGTTAAATTTTTCAGTTATCATTCAAAAAGGTATCGGATATGTTCCTAGTGAAGAGATTAGAGAAGAGATCGAAGACGACTATATCGCACTTGACGCTTTTTTTACACCTGTTAAAAAAGCAGTTTACGATATACAAAATGTCTTGGTTGAGGATGATCCAGACTATGAAAAGATTGTATTTACTATAACAACTGATGGTCAAGTTAGTCCGATAGAGGCTTTTAAAAATTGTTTAGAAGCTATGTATCAACAAATGTCAGTATTTAAAGGAATTTTAGATATTGATGTTAGTACTCCAGTTGCTAGCTCAACTGCAGGTGGCGAGTTTTCAAAGTTACTTTCTAGCGTAGAAGATCTAAATTTAAGTGCTAGAAGTTTTAACTGCCTTGACAAAGCTGATATTAGATTTATCGGCGAGCTTGCATTAATGGACGAAAATGAGCTTAAAGAGCTTAAAAATTTAGGTAAAAAATCTCTTGAAGAGATTAAAGCGGTTATGGAAGAGATAGGCTATCCAGTTGGTGCCGATGTGTTAAAAGATGGCAAAGAGCAACTAAGAAAGAAAATAACCGAGCTTAAAGCACAAATGAGTGTAAAAGAATAAAAGGACAATAGATGAGACATAAACACGGATATCGCAAACTTGGTAGAACGTCATCTCATAGATCTGCATTGCTTAAAAATTTGGCGATAGCTATCATCAAAAGCGAAAAGATAGAGACGACTTTACCAAAAGCAAAAGAGCTTAGAAGCTATGTTGAAAAGCTAATTACAAGAGCTAGAAAAGGCGACTCTAATGCTCACAGAGCAGTATTTGATTCTTTACAAGATAAAGAAACAACAAATAAATTAGTTACTGAAGTAGCTCCAAAATTTAAAGAGCGCAATGGTGGCTATACAAGAATCATCAAGACTCGTGTTCGCAGAGGCGACGCGGCAGAGATGGCTTATATAGAGCTAGTAGCTGAATAATTATTAGAGAGCTTCGGCTCTCTTTTTTATTTTTTATATAAAATTTCTCACTTTTAAAATAAAATCCTTCTTTTCAAAAGCTTTCTCAAACTATAAATTTCTTTAATTATCTACCAAAATTATTAACCAAAACTATAAATTTTATAGTTAAAAGTTGTAAATTCTTTAATCTAAAATCATATATTTAAATTTTTACCTTTGAACTCTATGCTAAAATTTTATTTTATTAAGACGATATTTGTTTCAAATATCTTATAAATTTCAAAGGATTTGAGATGATAGGTAGTGTAAATGGAGTTGGGACAAATTTTTATGTTGGCTCACAAAGTAGTAGAGCGCAAGAGCTTGATACTAAAAATACTAAATCCAATATAGACAAAAATTCTTTAAATGATTTATCTAGCAGTTTGGTTGATGAGCAAAAAAGTCATACCGATACTAGAGGTGAGCCAATAAATTTAAATGAAACAAATACGATAAAATTTCAAAAAAATAGCGAAAATCTAACATTTGTTAGCAATTTCTCACTCTCAGGCATGGCTGCTAATGGCAAGATAAGCATCTGGGGTAAGCTCATGGGTTACGACAAACAAGTCAGCCAAGATGAGATAAATGATCTCAAAAATTTTATCAACCAGACCAAAGCACTTGGTTTTGGCAGAGCTCACGAAGAGATCATAGGATATTATCCAACAGATGTTGATCTCTTTGCAAAAGAATACACATCAAAACTTGATGGCAACACACTTCTTGGGCTTGGTCACAAGAGCCATGTGGAAGGGTTTGAGATACTTGATAAGGACCTAAGCATAGATGAGTTTAAAGATAAGTGGATTGATTATGCGCTTAGGCAGTATCTTGGCGAAAGAGTTGGCGTGGAGAGCATTACAATAGGTAAAAAGGCTATCTCCATGCTAACGAGCACTAATAAGCCACCAATCGAGTATCAGACGCTACAAAATATAAATTTCACTGACGAAGAGAGCAGACAGAGATTTCTTACGCTCATGAAAGCTGGCATGAAGAGTGGGGCGGATTTTAAAGAGGTGGTAGAGGGCGTGCTCTCGCTTTATAATGTGCAAAATACGGACAAACTTGATGGCAACAAAGTCTATGCTTCAGTGATCGGACGAAGCGAGAAACTGGCTACTTACGACATCAATAAAGATGAGAAATT of Campylobacter concisus contains these proteins:
- a CDS encoding type Z 30S ribosomal protein S14, with translation MAKKSMIAKAARKPKFAVRGYTRCQICGRPHSVYKDFGICRVCLRKMANEGLIPGLKKASW
- the rpsH gene encoding 30S ribosomal protein S8, whose translation is MLNDLISDGLTRIRNASMRKLETAKLLHSKVVEATLSILAAKGYVESYNVIEEGNKKFINVVLKYDEYGRSVINELKRVSKPGRRVYQGKDDIKRFKNGYGTVIVSTSKGVMSGIEASKAGVGGEVLCTVW
- the rplF gene encoding 50S ribosomal protein L6, whose translation is MSRIGKQPIAIPSGVDVSVENNVLKFKKGNHIKELDTKGHVDVKVENGHIVFAPKGEDRQSRAYWGTYRALANNIVTGITAGFTRQLEINGVGYKAAAKGKILELSLGFSHLINYELPAGVEASVEKNVITIKGDDKQVVGQVAAQVRGFRPPEPYKGKGVKYLEERIIRKAGKTSKK
- the rplR gene encoding 50S ribosomal protein L18, producing MTAKVLKRKIALRIKRKRRIRGKISGIATCPRVSIFKSNRTLYVQAIDDVTATTLAAVDGRKIGIKANKEGAVTLAKEFAKALKSKKIDVAVFDRNGYLYHGVIAAFAEALRENGIKL
- the rpsE gene encoding 30S ribosomal protein S5, whose protein sequence is MEKYNREEFEEVIVDIGRVTKVVKGGRRFRFTALVVVGNRNGLVGFGYGKAKEVPDAMRKAIDDAFKNIIHVKIKGTTIPHDVEVKYNASRMLLRPASEGTGVIAGGSARPIIELAGIKDILTKSLGSNNSANVVRATIKALSLLKS
- the rplO gene encoding 50S ribosomal protein L15 is translated as MALEKLTPAAGSTHATKRIGRGQGSGNGKTAGKGNKGQRARKGYNEKRGFEGGQQPLQRRLPKVGFTSKFEKPYVINVEKIAAIKELAEISIATIASVHKISKSVTKIKLIGASAKALASKIKDENVSVSGTK
- the secY gene encoding preprotein translocase subunit SecY encodes the protein MDKTLTNKILITLAFLFAYRILAYVPVPGVNVDVIKEFFNSNNSNALGLFNMFSGKAAERLSIISLGIMPYITASIIMELLAATFPKLGQMKKERDGMQKYMQIIRYATIVITLVQSIGVSIGLQSLSGRGGEQAIMIDINLFIAISAVSMLTGTMLLMWIGEQITQRGIGNGISLIIFAGIVSGIPSAIGGTINLVNTSEMNFLTVIAILAIILATIGAIIFVEMGERRIPISYSRKVIMENQNKRIMNYIPIKVNLSGVIPPIFASAILMFPSTILQASTNPIIQAINDFLSPNGYMFNFLTFLFIIFFAFFYASIVFNTKDISENLKKQGGFIPGVRPGESTASYLNEVAGRLTLGGALYLGIISTLPWVLVKTMGVPFYFGGTSVLIVVSVALDTMRRIEAQSYTNKYQTLSAVGL
- the map gene encoding type I methionyl aminopeptidase, whose product is MAITLKRPAEIEKMRAANKIVARTLDHISTIIKPGISLLEIDKICEDMIRAAGAKPAFKGLYGFPNAACISVNEVVIHGIPNEYKLKEGDIVSVDIGSNLDGYFGDSARTFGVGKISKEDEALIACSKDALYFAIDYIRAGMHFKEICYELEKFILGRGYVPLRGYCGHGIGKRPHEEPEIPNYLEGHNPKAGPKIKEGMVFCIEPMICQKDGTPVLGSDNWKVTSKDGLRTSHYEHCMAIVNGKAEILSQA
- the infA gene encoding translation initiation factor IF-1; amino-acid sequence: MAKDDVIEIDGNVVEALPNATFKVELDNKHIILCHIAGKMRMHYIKIMPGDRVKVELTPYSLDKGRITYRYK
- the rpmJ gene encoding 50S ribosomal protein L36; its protein translation is MKVRPSVKKMCDKCKIVKRSGIIRVICENPKHKQRQG
- the rpsM gene encoding 30S ribosomal protein S13 codes for the protein MARIAGVDLPNKKRIEYGLTYIYGIGLYKSRQILDAAGISYDKRVYELSEDEAAAIRKEIQEHHIVEGDLRKQVAMDIKALMDLGSYRGLRHRKGLPVRGQKTKTNARTRKGRRKTVGAATK
- the rpsK gene encoding 30S ribosomal protein S11, encoding MAKRKIVKKKVVRKSIAKGIVYISATFNNTMVTVTDEMGNAIAWSSAGGLGFKGSKKSTPYAAQQAVEDALNKAKEHGIKEVGIKVQGPGSGRETAVKSVGTVEGIKVSFFKDITPLPHNGCRPPKRRRV
- the rpsD gene encoding 30S ribosomal protein S4, which produces MARYTGPVEKLERRLGVSLALKGERRLAGKSAFEKRPYAPGQHGQRRAKISEYGLQLREKQKAKFMYGVSEKQFRRLFQEAAHREGNTGALLVQLLEQRLDNVVYRMGFATTRRFARQLVTHGHILVNGKRVDIPSYRVEPGAKVEIVEKSKNNPQIVRAIDLTAQTGIVAWVDVEKEKKFGIFTRNPEREEVIIPVEERFIVELYSK
- a CDS encoding DNA-directed RNA polymerase subunit alpha, which translates into the protein MRKITTSAYMPTEIEVKSVSENVANITAYPFEAGYAVTLAHPLRRLLYTSTVGFAPIGVKIKGVSHEFDSMRGMLEDVAFFIINLKKIRFKLKSISEREVIEYSFKGPKEITGADLNNDLVEIVNPDAYLATINEDAELNFSVIIQKGIGYVPSEEIREEIEDDYIALDAFFTPVKKAVYDIQNVLVEDDPDYEKIVFTITTDGQVSPIEAFKNCLEAMYQQMSVFKGILDIDVSTPVASSTAGGEFSKLLSSVEDLNLSARSFNCLDKADIRFIGELALMDENELKELKNLGKKSLEEIKAVMEEIGYPVGADVLKDGKEQLRKKITELKAQMSVKE
- the rplQ gene encoding 50S ribosomal protein L17, with protein sequence MRHKHGYRKLGRTSSHRSALLKNLAIAIIKSEKIETTLPKAKELRSYVEKLITRARKGDSNAHRAVFDSLQDKETTNKLVTEVAPKFKERNGGYTRIIKTRVRRGDAAEMAYIELVAE